The following are encoded in a window of Scophthalmus maximus strain ysfricsl-2021 chromosome 6, ASM2237912v1, whole genome shotgun sequence genomic DNA:
- the LOC118309501 gene encoding G-protein coupled receptor 22-like encodes METDNVTAFPATTDSVGTVAGLEGMGVLREQGVGGSSSSPASWYMPYSLGFQVSLTAFLMLELVLGFSSNLTVLVLYCSQSNLVDSVSNMVTVNLHVLDVAVCVLCLPLTLVVVLLPPGPNLALLCCFHEACVTFASIATAINILVISLDRYDISVRPANRLLTTRRAALLLAAVWVTSVAVFFIPFLEVQWSSGGGSEEKGQVAHLSLSSHGISATAVPAWRNRTLLCVGGQGYNTGLGMYYHLILQVPIFFTTVAVMLFTYSKILRALNIRIGSHMKKSQRFRGPSCSGRHKRQKKKKAGLRMVDEGEVGGEQCNADGNKQLSHPPLIPSPSPTLTATSPPALSSSAPLVISDMGAATPMPVTMGVQASVSAIIALRRAVRRHRDRRERQRRVFRMSLIIITTFLGCWAPLSVTNVLILGIGPSDALISLRLWFLALAYGTTVSHPLLYAFTRQKLRRALRAKVKKRVVSLLQVDPSPGGTVIHNSWVENRKTTRQVRVEASQGTDRCQAEAL; translated from the coding sequence ATGGAGACTGACAACGTCACCGCATTCCCAGCCACCACTGACTCGGTCGGGACGGTGGCCGGCCTGGAGGGAATGGGAGTCCTTCGTGAGCAAGGAGTGGGGGGCTCGTCCAGCAGCCCCGCGTCCTGGTACATGCCGTACTCACTGGGCTTCCAGGTGTCGCTTACAGCCTTTCTCATGCTGGAGCTGGTGTTGGGCTTCAGCAGCAACCTGACAGTGCTGGTTCTCTACTGCTCCCAATCCAATTTAGTTGACTCAGTGAGCAATATGGTGACTGTCAATCTGCATGTCCTGGATGTGGcggtgtgtgtgctgtgtctgCCCCTCACTCTGGTGGTAGTGCTGCTGCCTCCAGGACCAAACCTGGCCCTGCTCTGCTGCTTCCATGAAGCCTGTGTCACCTTTGCCAGCATCGCCACAGCCATCAACATCCTGGTCATCAGCTTGGACCGATATGACATTTCAGTACGGCCGGCCAACAGACTGCTGACAACGCGCAGGGCAGCGCTGCTCCTGGCCGCTGTTTGGGTCACCTCAGTAGCTGTGTTTTTTATCCCATTCTTGGAGGTGCAGTGGTCCAGTGGAGGGGGGTCAGAGGAGAAAGGGCAGGTGGCACACTTGTCTTTGTCCTCACATGGCATCAGTGCCACAGCGGTGCCAGCATGGCGTAACCGGACACTGCTGTGTGTTGGCGGGCAGGGCTATAATACAGGCCTGGGAATGTATTATCATCTCATCCTGCAGGTGCCCATCTTCTTCACCACCGTGGCTGTCATGCTTTTCACCTACTCCAAAATACTGAGGGCTTTAAACATCCGCATTGGCTCCCATATGAAGAAGAGCCAGAGGTTTAGGGGCCCCTCCTGTAGCGGGCGCCacaagagacagaagaaaaagaaggcagGGCTCAGAATGGTTGACGAAGGGGAGGTAGGAGGCGAGCAGTGCAATGCAGATGGTAACAAACAGCTCAGCCaccctcccctcatcccttccccctcccctacaCTCACAGCTACCTCCCCCCCTGCCCTGTCCTCGTCTGCCCCTCTGGTCATCTCTGACATGGGTGCGGCCACCCCCATGCCAGTCACAATGGGTGTTCAGGCCTCCGTGTCAGCCATCATTGCATTGCGGAGGGCAGTGCGGCGACATAGGGATCGTCGAGAGCGCCAGAGGCGGGTCTTCAGGATgtccctcatcatcatcaccaccttcCTGGGTTGCTGGGCTCCCCTATCCGTGACCAACGTGCTCATTCTTGGCATTGGCCCCAGTGATGCCCTGATAAGCCTGCGCCTCTGGTTCCTTGCCCTAGCCTATGGTACCACTGTCTCCCACCCTCTGCTCTATGCTTTCACCCGACAGAAGCTGCGCCGTGCCCTCCGCGCCAAGGTTAAAAAGAGGGTGGTGTCCCTGCTCCAAGTTGACCCTTCACCAGGGGGCACTGTCATACACAACTCCTGGGTAGAGAACAGAAAAACCACCAGACAGGTGCGGGTGGAAGCAAGCCAAGGTACTGATCGTTGCCAGGCAGAGGCCCTGTGA